From the Nostoc sp. PCC 7107 genome, the window CTTGCCTTTGCGTGAGATATTTAATTACTCCGCTACACCATCTCCGATGATGTTTGCACCACTGGCTGTGGTTGCGGTTGGAACATGAACAAGGAGTAAACTACATCTCGGCGGATGTTGACCATCATATCGAGGAATAGTTCATAACCTTCGCTCTTATATTCAATTAGCGGGTCTTTTTGACCATAACCACGTAAACCTACAGACTCACGTAAAGCGTCCATTTGTTGCAGGTGTTCGCGCCACAGAGTATCAATCCGCTGCAAAATAAAGAAGCGTTCGGCTTGGCGCATTAACCCTGGTTGAACTTGGTCAATTTGCGCTTCTTTCATGTCGTAGGCAATTCTCACCTGTTCGTGGAGAAATGCTTTAATTTCAGTGACAGACATATCTTCTAACTGACTCGCCTGCATATCAGATAGCAGATAAACGAATTCTTTGACTTTCTCCACCAGCTTTTCTAACTCCCACTCTTCGGAAGGTAGATCGGCGTTGATGTAATAGTCAACGATGTCGTCCATCGTTTTTTCTGCATATTTAATAACTTGTTCTTTCAAGTCTTGACCTTCTAATACCCGACGGCGTTCGGCGTAGATGGCGCGACGTTGGTTGTTCATTACCTCGTCGTATTCAAAAACCTGTTTCCGAATGTCGTAATAGTAGGTTTCAACTTTTTTCTGTGCGCCTTCTAAGCTGCGGGTTAGCATTCCCGACTCGATGGGCATATCTTCTTCAACTTGGAAGGCGTTCATTAAGCCAGCGACGCGATCGCCTCCAAAGATCCGCAATAAGTTATCCTCTAAACTGAGGAAGAATCTGGTGGAACCAGGGTCGCCTTGTCGTCCGGCGCGTCCCCGCAACTGGTTATCAATGCGGCGTGATTCGTGGCGTTCTGTGCCAATTACGTGTAAACCACCGATTTCGATCACGTTATTATGTTCGCTGTCGGTAAACTCTTCATATTCGTGTTTGACACGATTATATGCTTCCCGCAATCGCTGAATTACTGCGTCTGTGGTGGGTGCTTTTTCGGCAGCTACAGCCACTTTATCTTCTGCTTCTAATTCTGGTAAACTGCGATCGCCATATTCCCGCACAGCAAAATCTACTGCTTCTTTGAGTAGTTTTTCGGTTTCTTTTGATAGCTGGGTGGGGAAGATTTCTGGTGAAGCTTTCCAAGTTTTAACTTTTTTCCCTGGTGTAAAGCCTTGACCGCCACCATGTCCTGTGGGCATACTACCGCTGGCCCTTTGGATACCGAAGACATCTTCGTCTTCTGGTTGGACGATGCGCGGCATAAAATATTCCCGTAACTTCAACCGCGCCATGTATTCAGAGTTACCACCAAGGATGATGTCTGTACCTCTACCAGCCATGTTGGTTGCAATGGTGACAGCACCTCTGCGCCCTGCCTGAGCGACAATTTCGGCTTCTCGTTCTACGTTTTCGGGTCGAGCGTTGAGCAATTCGTGGGGAATACCAGCTTGTTTGAGCAGATTGCTGAGAAGTTCTGATTTTTCTACACTAGTGGTTCCCACTAATACAGGGCGACCAAGTTCGTGCATTTCGGCACATTCTCTGGCGATCGCCTGCCATTTACCCGCCTCTGTTTTAAACACCAGATCCGATAAATCTTGCCGTCTTCTGATTCTGTTGGTGGGAATTATACTGACTTCTAGTTTGTAAATTTTTTCAAACTCAGCTTCTTCTGTCTTAGCAGTTCCCGTCATCCCGCCTAGTTTGGGATACAGCAAGAACAGATTTTGGTAAGTAATTGTCGCTAAAGTTTGAGTTTCTGGCTGAATTTCTACGTGTTCTTTGGCTTCAATGGCTTGGTGTAGACCATCACTCCAGCGCCGTCCTGGTAACACCCGTCCGGTAAATTCATCAACGATGACTACTTCGCCATTGCGAACAATATAGTTGACATCCTTTAAGAACAGTTCTTTGGCTTTCAGTGCATTAAAGACAAAATGCGCCCAAGGATCTTCGGGGTCAAATAAATCTGTCACGCCCAAAAGTTCTTCTGCTTCCGCAAAACCTTCATCTGTCAACAAAACGTTACGGGCTTTTTCATCTACTTCGTAATGTTCTTCTTTTTTGAGAGTGAAGGCGATTTCTTCTGCTTGTAAGTATTTTTCTGTTGGTCTTTCTACCTGACCAGAAATAATCAGCGGTGTCCGCGCCTCATCAATCAGAATTGAGTCTACTTCGTCAATTACACAATAGTTAAAGGGGCGTTGTACAACATCAGCCATTGATGTAGCCATGTTGTCGCGCAGGTAGTCAAAGCCTACTTCACTATTGGTAACGTAGGTAATATCACATTCATAATTCTTCTGGCGTTCACTGGGATTCATGGTCGACTGAATTAGTCCCACACTCAACCCTAAGAAGCGATGCACCTGTCCCATCCACTCCGCGTCCCGGCGAGCTAGGTAATCGTTCACAGTAACGACATGTACGCCTTTACCTGAGAGCGCATTTAAATAACTCGGTAAGGTGGCTACCAGGGTTTTACCTTCCCCAGTTTTCATTTCCGCGATTTGCCCAGTGTGTAGGATAATACCGCCTAACATCTGGACATCAAAGTGCCGCAATCCTAAGACTCGCCGTCCTGCTTCTCTCACCACGGCAAAGGCTTCAGGTAGAATGTCATCCAGAGTTTCACCTTTGGCGAGACGCTGTTGGAATTCTCCTGTTTTACCTTTTAAATCATCATCAGAGAGAGCTTTAATTTCTTCCTCTAAGAGATTAATTTCCGTGATATAAGGTTGGTATTTTTTTAGCTTACGAGCGTTGGGATCGCCCAACAAGAGTTTTAACATGGCGGTTATGGAACTAAATCAAGGGGGATGGGAAATATGACTTTGGTATTGATTATAAGAATTTAACCTAACCCAGCCTTTTTGGTTGCAGATGGGTAGGAAATGAAAATTCACTCAAAAACGTAGATCAAATAAATCTACTAAAAGATTTGCTTTTATTGTACGTTTGATTTTGAAACTCTATTAATACTATCATTTCGCCCGAAACTGAAGCAGTGAACCCCGACCATAGTATATTAGCGATCGCCCCCATGATATCGTGTCTGGTAATCAGCTTGCTGGGTGTAAGGGTATAAGGGTGTAGGTGAAGATAAATTTTACACCTAGTCAATAACCGCAGAAAATAGTAGGTTGCTTGGAGCGACAGCGCAACCCAACATCCACAGATTTTTGTATTTAGTCAAATGTTCGAGTTTTGAAAGTAATGTTTCAGCCTTTTTGCTCGAACGTTGAAGTTCAAAGAGTGAAGGTTGAGCCTCTGAGGGTGAAGTTTCAGCCTTTTTACTCGAACGTTGAGGTTCAAAGAGTAAACGTTCGAGTTCTGAAGGTGAAGTTTCAGGCTTTTTGCTCGAACGTTGAGGTTCAAAGGGTGAAGGTTGAGCCTCTGAGGGTGAAATTTCAGCCTTTTTGCTTGAACGTTGAAGTTCAAAGGGTGAATGTTGAGCCTTTGAGGTGGAAGTGTCAGGAAATTTTCTGCGTTGGGTGTTGTGGGATGTGGTTTTGTCTCACGCAAAGGCGCAAAGACGCAAAGGGTAAGAGGGGAGTTTTTGAGTTTTTTCACAAGTGCTTTGCGGAAAGTGCTGAGTCCGGCATGATTTACTTAACAGTCATCAGTGAACAGTCAACAGTAATCAGCAATATATTTTGAAGTCCCTCACTTCTAAAAAGTGGTAGTCAACAAGAGTCAAATCCCCAACTAAAACCCTGATAACTGTTCCCTGATAACTGATAACTGACTTAATACAAGCTTGTGAGTTGAGTGTGAAAAAATTACTCAGTGCGATTAATGCTGCGGGTATGTGTCTTGCACCTTGGATGGTAGCGGGTGCAATGACAACAGGGTTAGTTTTAAGTATGCCAATTGAGGGGATAGCGCAACAACAAACCCCCGCATATTCAGCCGAGCAACAAGCAGCTTTAAAAGAAGCGGAGGAACTAAATCAGCAAGCATTCAAGTTATATCAAGAAGGTAAATACAGTAGCGCCATCTCCTTAGCAGAACGCGCTTTAGCTATCCGAGAGAAACTGTTGGGGAAAGTTCATCCTGATGTCGCTACTAGCTTGAATAATTTGGCTCTACTGTACTATACACAGGGAAATTATCAACAAGCAGAACCATTGTATCTTCGTTCTCTGGCTATCTATGAGAAAGTGCTGGGGACAGAAAATCCCGATTTCGCCACTAGCTTGAATAATTTGGCTGAACTGTACAATGCACAGGGAAATTATCAACAAGCAGAACCATTGTATCTTCGTTCTCTGGCTATCTTAGAGAAGGTGCTGGGGAAAGAACATCCCTCGGTCGCCACTAGCTTGAATAATTTGGCTGAACTGTACAATGCACAGGGAAATTATCAACAAGCAGAACCATTGTATCTTCGTTCTCTGGCTATCTTAGAGAAGGTGCTGGGGAAAGAACATCCCTCGGTCGCCACTAGCTTGAATAATTTGGCTGAACTGTACAATGCACAGGGAAATTATCAACAAGCAGAACCATTGTATCTTCGTTCTCTGGCTATCTTAGAGAAGGTGCTGGGGAAAGAACATCCCTCGGTCGCCACTAGCTTGAATAATTTGGCTGGACTGTACTATACACAGGGAAATTATCAACAAGCAGAACCATTGTCTCTTCGTTCTCTGGCTATCCGAGAGAAGGTGTTGGGGAAAGAACATCCCGATGTCGCCCAAAGCTTGAATAATTTGGCTCTACTGTATTTGGCAAAGGGTGATATTACCAGTACTACCGATTTCTTACGCCGTGGGCTAGAAGTTGAAGGGCAAAATCTTAATCTGATTTTTGCTGTTGGCTCTGAACAAAGAAAACAGAGTTACCTTAGAACTTTTGCAGGTGCAACTTATCGTAGTATTTCACTGTCCTTGCAGGAAGCTCGCAATAATTCATCTGCCGCATCTCTGGCTCTGACTACTGTACTCCGTCGCAAAGGTTTGGTATTAGATGCCGTAGCCGACAGCATCCAAATCTTACGCGCTCAACTTGACAAAAACCCAGAAACTCAAAAATTATTCACTCAATGGCTGCAAGTACAACAGCAACTCTCAGCATTAATATATTCTCAACCAGAAAAACAAACTGCTAACCCAAAAACTCAGTTAGAACAACTGGAAGCAGAAAAAGAAAAAATAGAAGCAGCTATCAGTTCTAAAAGTGCTGAATTCCGTCAGCAAACACAACCAATAGAGTTAGCAACCATTCAAGCCAAAGTCCCCAAAGATGCAGCATTAGTAGAGATTGTCCAATATGAATCATTCAACGTCAAAGCCAAAACGGATGCTCAAAAGTTAGGTAAACCACGTTATGCGGTGGCGGTGTTGCGCTCATCTGGCGAACCTAAATGGCTTGATTTGGGTGAAGCCGCAGAAATTGATAAGTTAGCTATTGATTTCCGAGCAAATTTAGCCACAGAAAGAACATTCAAAAAACTCGCCCGCAGTTTAGATGAAAAATTAATTGCACCCATCCGCCCTTTATTGGGTGATGCAAATCATATTTTAATTTCACCCGATGGGCAATTAACATTAATTCCTTTTGAAGCATTAAAAGATGAGCAAGATAAGTTTCTGATTCAGCGTTACGCTTTTTCTTACCTCACAAGTGGACGGGATTTATTACGCTTTGGGTCAAATAATAACAACGGTTCCGCACCTGTGGTGTTGGCAGATATTGACTACGATAACCAAAAACAAACTGTTGCTTCTGCAAAAACATCTGGTTCACGCAGTTCCCAAAATCGGCGTTCTGGTGATTTAGCAACCTTGATATTTGAGCCGTTAGCTAATACTGAAGAGGAAGCTGAAGCAATTAAAAAGGTTTTACCTAATGCCAAATTACTGTTAGGTAAAGATGCCACAGAAACCGCAGTCAAACAACTACAAAGCCCCAGTATTTTACACCTGGCGACTCACGGTTTCTTCATCGCTGATAAAGAACAAAATCTCAACGCCTCACGAGATTTAGAATTAACACCACGCCAACCGAAGATTTTAGAAGTGGAAAATCCTTTGTTGCGTTCTGGTTTAGCGTTGGCTGGGTTTAATAAACGTAAACAAGCAACAAATAATAATGATGATGGTGTGTTGACGGCATTGGAAATTGCTGGTTTAGATTTGAATTCTAATCAATTAGTTGTGTTGTCAGCTTGTGACACTGGTAAGGGTGATATCAAGGTTGGCGATGGTGTTTATGGTTTGCGTCGGGCTTTGGTAATTGCTGGTTCGCAAAGTCAAGTTTTAAGTCTATGGCAAGTTGATGATGCGGCGACGAAGGATTTAATGGTGAAGTATTACCAGAATTTGCAAGCAGGTAAAGGGAGACATGAAGCGTTGCGTTCTGCACAGCTAGATTTGCTGAAGGAACATGAGCATCCCTATTTTTGGGCGGCGTTTGTTCCTTCTGGTAATTGGACTCCGTTGCATAATAAGTAGGAAATTTAGATCCCCGACTTCTTAAAGAAGTCGGGGATCTGAGCCTCACATAATTACTGAGAATTTTCCGCTTCTGGAGAAAGGCGACGAAAATTATATTGTTCTGCGCCAGGATGACAGCTAACACAGCTATTAATTTGTACTGGGCGCGGTAAATCAACTTTTGGGTGCAAGGCTTTGAATAAACGAGATTTATCAACGCGATAGGGTGTTTCTTCGTCTTGGCGTTGGGTACGGGAGAAATTAACAAGATACCGCCACACAAGAATCCGGGGTGGATCGATTAATGGCTGGAGTTGCACACCATAGTGCTGGGTGTCTTCTAAGAGATTTTTCCAGGTTTGGGTGGGTAAAACTTGTGGTGGGATGGGAATATGACACTTAGCACAATTTTCTATATATAATTCTTGTCCTAGCTCATACTGAGCCGGGATAACATCAACTGTTCCTATTTCTGAGGTTGGAGTAGCACTGTAAACGCTAGTTGCAGAAGTAAATAGCCAACCCATAACCAGACTCCAAGCCACAATTACCAACACTAAACCGAAAGATTGGCGTTTGAGTTGGCGAGTTTTGCGCTTTACAAGATTTGACATTCCTCACATTCCCAGATACTTAGTTGCGGAGCTTGTAGCTAATAATTTAGACTTGTGCAGCATTATCTATGTTGCGAGTTTGGGTAGGTATTTTAATTATTCAGCATTGCGATCGCATCTCTCATATCATCATCCTAAATCCAAAAACCCCAGCAATGAACCGGAGTATACTAGAAAAGTGTGAAGTATTTAGATTTCAATTTCATACTTCATACTTCACACTTCATACTTCAGCCTTAATTAACACCTGTGGAACTATCGTGTAAATCAGAGTACGCAATTCTAGCCCTAATAGAAATGGCAACTCATTACGAAAACGGCGAACCGATGCAAATTCGGCAAATCGCGGCTACACAAAACATACCCGATCGCTATTTAGAACAACTACTAGCAACTTTGAGACGTGGGGGTATCATCAAAAGTCAACGCGGCTCTAAAGGTGGCTATTTATTGTCGAAAGAACCGTGGAAAATTACAATATATGAAGTTTTAGAATGTTTAGAAGGCCTAGATGTGCGGGTGAGTGAAGAAACAAACAGTCTCAAAAGCGTAGATAGTGCGGTTGTCGATGAAATCTGGCAAGAAGCTTGTCTCGCAGCAAATTCTGTTTTGCAAAATTACACAATACAGAATCTTTGCGAAAAAAGAGATGCCCGCAAGCAGTTAGACATTATGTATTACATTTAGTTATTAGTCAGTGGTCAATGGTTTGGACTATTGACTATTGACTATTGACTAATAACCAAGAAATATTATGCGAATTGCTCGTAACATCACAGAAATTATTGGTCGTACACCCTTAGTACAATTAAACCGTATTCCCCAAGCAGAAGGATGTGTGGCGCAAATATTAGTGAAGTTGGAAAGTATGAACCCATCGGCATCAGTGAAAGACCGAATTGGGATTAGTATGATTAATGCTGCGGAAGCGGAGGGGTTGATTGCTCCGGGAAAGACAGTATTAGTAGAACCAACATCGGGAAATACAGGCATTGCCTTAGCAATGGTAGCAGCCGCTAAGGGTTATCGATTAATTTTGACTATGCCCGATACCATGAGTGGCGAACGACGGGCAATGTTACGAGCTTATGGGGCAGAATTAGAACTCACCCCCGGAATTGAAGGTATGGGTGGCGCAATTCGCCGCGCTCAAGAGATAGTTAATACTACACCATACTCATATATGTTGCAGCAGTTTCGCAACCCAGCGAATGCGAAAATCCATCGAGAAACTACCGCCGAGGAAATCTGGGAAGATACTGATGGTCAAGTAGATATGATTGTGGCCGGAGTGGGTACAGGTGGTACGATTAGTGGTGTAGCAGAAGTTCTCAAAGCACGTAAACCAAGTTTTCAGGCGATCGCCGTTGAACCAGCCAATAGCCCAGTCTTATCGGGCGGACAACCAGGAGCGCACAAAATCCAAGGGATTGGTGCAGGGTTTATTCCGCAAGTTTTGAAGATGAAGTTTATTGATGAAGTAATTACCGTCAGCGATGAAGAAGCGATCGACTATGGACGACGTTTAGCCAGAGAGGAAGGGCTATTATCTGGAATTTCCAGCGGTGCGGCTTTATGTGCTGCTATTAAAATTGCCCAACGTCCAGAAAACGAGGGACGCTTAATTGTGATGATTCAGCCCAGTTTTGGCGAAAGGTATTTAAGTACACCGTTGTTCCAAGACCTGGAAGCAAAAATTCCTACCAGCGTCAGCTAACAATTACTTAGACTAATGGTTAACTCCAAGCACACTGATAACCACTACGAAACTCTCAAAATTAATCGTGATGCCAGCCAAGCGGAGATTAAACAAGCTTATCGCCGCTTGGTAAAATTATTTCATCCTGACAGCAATCAAAAAACAGCAAATAAGGATGAAATTATCCGCATTAACGCGGCTTATGAAGTCTTGGGTGACTCTCAAAATCGCCTTGACTATGACCAAAAATTGTATGATGAATCGCAAAATCGCCAACAACGGGCAGCATCAGCACAAAAACATTACCAAGCCAATCGCAAATCCGGTAAAAATGTTGATGAACAAATTGAAGAATGGCTACGTTTAATTTATCAACCAGTTAACCGCATAGTTGAAGAAATTCTTAATTCTCTCGAAGAGCAAATTGAGCAATTAGCCGCCGATCCTTTTGATGATCAATTATTAGAAGCATTTCAAGAATATTTAGATATTTGTCGAGACGAGATTAAACAAGCTCAAGTTATCTTTCGTTCACTGCCCAATCCCCCTAGTTTAGCGAGAACTGCTGCGCATATCTATTACAGCATTAATCAAGTAGCAGATGGTATAGAAGAATTTGCCTACTTTCCTATGAGCTATGACGATCGCTATCTGCACACAGGGCAAGAAATGTTTCGCATAGCAACAAGCTTACACTACGAAGCCCAAGTGGCAGTAAATCAGTAAATTTTATATTTATAGCTCAAGGAGAAAAGGATGAATATTGCGATCGCTGCTAATACAACTTTAGCTGAAACATTACCTCAAAATAAAACTATACTGCACGGTGAAACTAGTTTAATTCTTTATGTGCGCCAATGGGTAAGAGAACAATTAGCAAAATCATCAACCACCGATTAGTGTTAGCGTAAAATCAAAGCATTGCATAAAAACCATACATTATGTCATCAACAGCAATTACTACTGTAGTCAAAATGATGGAATCTTTACCGATTGAGGTACAAGACCGCATTGCAGAACATCTGCGAGAGTACATTGATGAATTGCAAGATGAAATTAGATGGAATAGAGCTTTTAAAGGAACTCAATCAAAATTAATCGCTGCTGCTAAACAAGCTAAACAAGAAATTGCCGAGGGAAAAGCAAGTGTGATGGACTATGACCAGTTATGAGGTCAGCAGTTCTTCCCTCTTTTTGGACAAGATATCGAGAGTTGACCAAAGAAATTAGACAGAGTGCGAGAAAAGCATACAAGCTTTGGGCAGAAAATCCATTCCATCCTTCTTTACATTTCAAGTGCATCAATAATGAAGAGGCGATTTGGTCTGTCAGAATAACGCGAGGGTATCGCGCACTTGGGATTTTGGAAAAAGACACAGTGACATGGTTTTGGATTGGTAGCCATGATGACTATGAGCATTTTTTTGGATGAAGTGGTATTGAGAGATACTTATACGAGTAATATATTCTTCCTCTCACCACAGACAAAGAAATTAGTTTATGCTGAAAAGAGCAAAAGATTAAGAAAGTTTAAATTTTTCTCCCAGTGTACTCATGCAATGTATCGTAAATCGCCGCGCTCAATTTTCGGCTAGTCATCGCTATTGGCTACCTGAACTGAGTGAAGCTGAGAATTTTGAGAAATTTGGTGCTGGCTCAAAATTTCCTGGACATGGACATAACTATGTTTTATTTATTTCTCTGGCTGGGGAATTAGATAAGTATGGTATGGTGCTGAATTTGTCTGATGTCAAACAAGTAATTAAACGCGAAGTTACCAGCGTTCTAGATTTTTCTTATCTCAATGATGTCTGGGCAGAATTTCAAGAAACTCTCCCCACCACAGAAAATATTGCACGGGTTATCTGGCGGCGGTTAGCACCCCACTTGCCTGTAGTCCGCGTACAGTTATTTGAACATCCTGAACTTTGGGCAGATTATATGGGAAACTCAATGGAAGCTTACCTCAGTATCAGTACTCACTTCAGCGCCGCGCACCGTTTGGCACATCCTGATCTCAGCTTAGAAGATAATACTGAGATTTATGGTAAATGCGCTCGGACTAACGGCCACGGACATAACTATCATTTAGAAGTGACGGTGAAAGGTGAAATTGATCAGCGCACTGGGATGATTGTTGATTTAGGTGCATTGCATCAAGCGATCGCAGATTATGTGGTAGAACCATTTGATCACACCTTTTTAAATAAAGATGTGCCTTATTTTGCCAACGTTGTACCGACTGCGGAAAATATCGCTCTATATATTAGTAATTTACTGCGATCTCCTATCCAAAACTTAGGAGCCAAGCTCTACAAAATCAAACTAATCGAAAGTCCCAATAACTCCTGCGAAATCTACTGCACAGATACAGACTCAAATCCTATTAGTGCGGCAGATAGTCAACCAGTTTTAGCTAGGTTGTAATTTGTGTAGAGACGCGAAATTTCGCGTCTCTAATTTTTCCAGGGTGGTGAAAGAAACAGAAACATACAGTCATGCTTTACGCAATTCCTTCACTGAGCAAATTATGGCATATTCATGATAGAAACAGCGATGTATTGCCAACGTTTAGACACTTGTCTATGTCGGGATCAAGGCAAAACTTATTGCTTGCTAAATGCTCTAACTCAGTCCGCCTGTAGAGATGTAGAACATGGTTAAATTAAGTTTTTTCAGGTGCTAACATTTAGTCATCCTGAACGTATCATACCTGTATTTAATTATGAAGCTGCACCCAATAAACCATGTAGAGACGTTGTATACAACGTCTCTACAATAACTGATAAATATAGCCGTAGTTACTGAGCTTAGGACAGTGTTGATTACTCAAAGCCTTATATTTATAACACTCAGCACTCGGAACTCAGCACTCATATC encodes:
- the secA gene encoding preprotein translocase subunit SecA translates to MLKLLLGDPNARKLKKYQPYITEINLLEEEIKALSDDDLKGKTGEFQQRLAKGETLDDILPEAFAVVREAGRRVLGLRHFDVQMLGGIILHTGQIAEMKTGEGKTLVATLPSYLNALSGKGVHVVTVNDYLARRDAEWMGQVHRFLGLSVGLIQSTMNPSERQKNYECDITYVTNSEVGFDYLRDNMATSMADVVQRPFNYCVIDEVDSILIDEARTPLIISGQVERPTEKYLQAEEIAFTLKKEEHYEVDEKARNVLLTDEGFAEAEELLGVTDLFDPEDPWAHFVFNALKAKELFLKDVNYIVRNGEVVIVDEFTGRVLPGRRWSDGLHQAIEAKEHVEIQPETQTLATITYQNLFLLYPKLGGMTGTAKTEEAEFEKIYKLEVSIIPTNRIRRRQDLSDLVFKTEAGKWQAIARECAEMHELGRPVLVGTTSVEKSELLSNLLKQAGIPHELLNARPENVEREAEIVAQAGRRGAVTIATNMAGRGTDIILGGNSEYMARLKLREYFMPRIVQPEDEDVFGIQRASGSMPTGHGGGQGFTPGKKVKTWKASPEIFPTQLSKETEKLLKEAVDFAVREYGDRSLPELEAEDKVAVAAEKAPTTDAVIQRLREAYNRVKHEYEEFTDSEHNNVIEIGGLHVIGTERHESRRIDNQLRGRAGRQGDPGSTRFFLSLEDNLLRIFGGDRVAGLMNAFQVEEDMPIESGMLTRSLEGAQKKVETYYYDIRKQVFEYDEVMNNQRRAIYAERRRVLEGQDLKEQVIKYAEKTMDDIVDYYINADLPSEEWELEKLVEKVKEFVYLLSDMQASQLEDMSVTEIKAFLHEQVRIAYDMKEAQIDQVQPGLMRQAERFFILQRIDTLWREHLQQMDALRESVGLRGYGQKDPLIEYKSEGYELFLDMMVNIRRDVVYSLFMFQPQPQPVVQTSSEMV
- a CDS encoding Rrf2 family transcriptional regulator translates to MELSCKSEYAILALIEMATHYENGEPMQIRQIAATQNIPDRYLEQLLATLRRGGIIKSQRGSKGGYLLSKEPWKITIYEVLECLEGLDVRVSEETNSLKSVDSAVVDEIWQEACLAANSVLQNYTIQNLCEKRDARKQLDIMYYI
- a CDS encoding 6-carboxytetrahydropterin synthase — translated: MQCIVNRRAQFSASHRYWLPELSEAENFEKFGAGSKFPGHGHNYVLFISLAGELDKYGMVLNLSDVKQVIKREVTSVLDFSYLNDVWAEFQETLPTTENIARVIWRRLAPHLPVVRVQLFEHPELWADYMGNSMEAYLSISTHFSAAHRLAHPDLSLEDNTEIYGKCARTNGHGHNYHLEVTVKGEIDQRTGMIVDLGALHQAIADYVVEPFDHTFLNKDVPYFANVVPTAENIALYISNLLRSPIQNLGAKLYKIKLIESPNNSCEIYCTDTDSNPISAADSQPVLARL
- the cysK gene encoding cysteine synthase A — encoded protein: MRIARNITEIIGRTPLVQLNRIPQAEGCVAQILVKLESMNPSASVKDRIGISMINAAEAEGLIAPGKTVLVEPTSGNTGIALAMVAAAKGYRLILTMPDTMSGERRAMLRAYGAELELTPGIEGMGGAIRRAQEIVNTTPYSYMLQQFRNPANAKIHRETTAEEIWEDTDGQVDMIVAGVGTGGTISGVAEVLKARKPSFQAIAVEPANSPVLSGGQPGAHKIQGIGAGFIPQVLKMKFIDEVITVSDEEAIDYGRRLAREEGLLSGISSGAALCAAIKIAQRPENEGRLIVMIQPSFGERYLSTPLFQDLEAKIPTSVS
- a CDS encoding CHAT domain-containing tetratricopeptide repeat protein produces the protein MKKLLSAINAAGMCLAPWMVAGAMTTGLVLSMPIEGIAQQQTPAYSAEQQAALKEAEELNQQAFKLYQEGKYSSAISLAERALAIREKLLGKVHPDVATSLNNLALLYYTQGNYQQAEPLYLRSLAIYEKVLGTENPDFATSLNNLAELYNAQGNYQQAEPLYLRSLAILEKVLGKEHPSVATSLNNLAELYNAQGNYQQAEPLYLRSLAILEKVLGKEHPSVATSLNNLAELYNAQGNYQQAEPLYLRSLAILEKVLGKEHPSVATSLNNLAGLYYTQGNYQQAEPLSLRSLAIREKVLGKEHPDVAQSLNNLALLYLAKGDITSTTDFLRRGLEVEGQNLNLIFAVGSEQRKQSYLRTFAGATYRSISLSLQEARNNSSAASLALTTVLRRKGLVLDAVADSIQILRAQLDKNPETQKLFTQWLQVQQQLSALIYSQPEKQTANPKTQLEQLEAEKEKIEAAISSKSAEFRQQTQPIELATIQAKVPKDAALVEIVQYESFNVKAKTDAQKLGKPRYAVAVLRSSGEPKWLDLGEAAEIDKLAIDFRANLATERTFKKLARSLDEKLIAPIRPLLGDANHILISPDGQLTLIPFEALKDEQDKFLIQRYAFSYLTSGRDLLRFGSNNNNGSAPVVLADIDYDNQKQTVASAKTSGSRSSQNRRSGDLATLIFEPLANTEEEAEAIKKVLPNAKLLLGKDATETAVKQLQSPSILHLATHGFFIADKEQNLNASRDLELTPRQPKILEVENPLLRSGLALAGFNKRKQATNNNDDGVLTALEIAGLDLNSNQLVVLSACDTGKGDIKVGDGVYGLRRALVIAGSQSQVLSLWQVDDAATKDLMVKYYQNLQAGKGRHEALRSAQLDLLKEHEHPYFWAAFVPSGNWTPLHNK
- a CDS encoding J domain-containing protein is translated as MVNSKHTDNHYETLKINRDASQAEIKQAYRRLVKLFHPDSNQKTANKDEIIRINAAYEVLGDSQNRLDYDQKLYDESQNRQQRAASAQKHYQANRKSGKNVDEQIEEWLRLIYQPVNRIVEEILNSLEEQIEQLAADPFDDQLLEAFQEYLDICRDEIKQAQVIFRSLPNPPSLARTAAHIYYSINQVADGIEEFAYFPMSYDDRYLHTGQEMFRIATSLHYEAQVAVNQ
- a CDS encoding diheme cytochrome C, which codes for MSNLVKRKTRQLKRQSFGLVLVIVAWSLVMGWLFTSATSVYSATPTSEIGTVDVIPAQYELGQELYIENCAKCHIPIPPQVLPTQTWKNLLEDTQHYGVQLQPLIDPPRILVWRYLVNFSRTQRQDEETPYRVDKSRLFKALHPKVDLPRPVQINSCVSCHPGAEQYNFRRLSPEAENSQ